A DNA window from Candidatus Protochlamydia naegleriophila contains the following coding sequences:
- the acpS gene encoding holo-ACP synthase produces MILGIGNDIIEIDRVKRNIEHYQQRFLDRIFTSREQAYCLKRKEPAIHFAGRFAAKEAIVKALGTGFSQGISWLDIEIYNDEKGKPSINVSPKIAELFDSPELSLSISHCRDYATAFAIWTKNPKFS; encoded by the coding sequence ATGATTTTAGGAATAGGAAATGACATTATCGAGATCGACCGCGTTAAGCGCAACATAGAACACTATCAACAACGCTTTCTCGATCGCATTTTTACTTCAAGAGAGCAGGCTTATTGCTTAAAACGCAAAGAGCCTGCCATTCATTTTGCCGGCCGTTTTGCAGCCAAAGAAGCTATCGTCAAGGCTCTTGGTACGGGCTTCAGCCAAGGAATCTCATGGCTAGATATTGAAATCTACAACGATGAGAAAGGCAAACCTTCCATCAACGTTTCGCCAAAAATCGCGGAACTCTTTGACTCTCCAGAACTTTCCCTCTCAATTAGCCATTGCCGTGACTACGCAACAGCTTTTGCCATTTGGACTAAAAATCCAAAATTCTCATAA
- a CDS encoding macro domain-containing protein — protein sequence MDKSFLFQLGVFADRYVYLGNQEIVLKAHQQRLPPHTVRYIAETKKSDDFLVAVVLKISSFLLSGFILPVIALPIKGLYKAYIHRLEIHQLRDSRAAQITQTQPMSPSPIQTPENVTMTEKAIGSSKIALVTGDLTSESADLIVNAANAYLMAGNGVCGAIYNAAGSEVFEECRRILKFQSKDRLSCGEVALTAAGQLAPRIKGIVHAVGPDCRILTENQERRELLRKAYENALAAAIKKHPTSCTISFPSISTGIYEFPANEAAEVALNAVKDFILQHPETALNVRFVFLKNDSSAIFNYKTTLNNFD from the coding sequence ATCAAGAAATCGTCTTGAAGGCCCATCAACAACGTCTGCCGCCCCATACTGTGCGTTATATAGCAGAGACAAAAAAAAGTGATGATTTTTTAGTAGCGGTCGTTTTAAAGATCAGCTCGTTTTTGCTATCCGGTTTTATTTTACCGGTTATTGCTCTACCCATTAAAGGACTTTACAAGGCGTATATTCATCGGCTGGAAATTCATCAACTAAGAGATAGTCGAGCAGCCCAGATCACTCAAACGCAGCCGATGAGTCCGAGTCCGATTCAGACTCCCGAAAATGTCACAATGACCGAAAAAGCAATTGGCAGCTCAAAAATCGCACTCGTAACAGGAGACCTAACCAGCGAATCGGCCGATCTTATCGTCAATGCTGCCAATGCGTATCTAATGGCTGGAAACGGGGTCTGTGGCGCCATCTACAATGCAGCAGGATCCGAGGTTTTTGAGGAATGTCGTCGTATATTAAAATTTCAGTCAAAGGATCGCTTATCTTGCGGTGAAGTTGCTTTGACAGCGGCTGGGCAGTTAGCGCCTCGCATCAAAGGCATTGTACATGCGGTCGGACCAGATTGTAGAATTCTTACTGAAAATCAAGAGCGAAGAGAGTTACTGAGAAAGGCTTATGAGAATGCTCTAGCAGCCGCCATCAAGAAACATCCAACCTCTTGCACCATTTCGTTCCCCTCTATCAGCACAGGTATTTATGAATTCCCTGCAAATGAAGCAGCAGAAGTTGCTTTAAACGCCGTGAAAGACTTTATCCTGCAACACCCGGAAACCGCCTTAAATGTTCGTTTTGTTTTTTTAAAAAACGATAGCAGCGCAATCTTTAATTATAAAACAACACTGAACAATTTTGATTGA
- a CDS encoding PIN/TRAM domain-containing protein, producing MSISLSFIRVLFLIICVLFSVTFTTQNLEGGLNLINAAVGLLGGIAFAGLLVGSDFVFKRFNLRSFNTAILGLFCGYLMAQAILFILTGVTGIESSAAALTPIRFFVYLFCAYLGMVMTARAAEELHVSIPFVEFKAMGHKKKDVLVDVSVLMDPRIIDLASSGLLDHHLIIPRFAIKDMYAQAESNDEAVKAKARRSLEVIKKLESLPALDLRYVDTDFPEIKEPMTKLIRLARFLDTNIITSDINRIQQSSIEGVRIINIHMLSNALKPITQAGEVINIKIQRYGKEARQGVGYLEDGTMVVVNGGAEFIGETIKGHVLSVKHTSSGRMIFCNASEEGSLLTEQDFAHTLSDLESSHKNYLAL from the coding sequence ATGAGTATTTCACTCTCATTTATACGAGTTTTATTCCTCATTATATGCGTTTTATTTTCCGTTACTTTTACAACCCAAAATCTCGAAGGCGGATTAAATCTCATCAATGCAGCTGTGGGGCTGCTCGGCGGGATTGCTTTTGCAGGACTGTTGGTTGGATCCGACTTTGTTTTTAAGCGCTTTAATTTGAGATCTTTCAATACAGCTATTTTAGGGCTATTCTGCGGATATTTAATGGCTCAAGCCATTTTATTTATTTTAACAGGTGTAACAGGGATAGAATCGTCTGCTGCAGCGTTAACACCCATTCGCTTTTTTGTTTACCTTTTCTGCGCCTATCTTGGCATGGTCATGACAGCAAGAGCTGCGGAAGAGCTTCACGTAAGCATCCCATTTGTTGAATTCAAGGCGATGGGCCATAAAAAGAAGGACGTTTTAGTAGATGTGTCGGTCTTAATGGATCCACGCATCATCGACTTGGCGTCATCTGGCCTTTTAGACCATCACTTAATCATCCCGCGCTTTGCCATTAAAGATATGTACGCCCAGGCAGAAAGCAATGATGAAGCGGTCAAAGCCAAGGCTCGCCGTTCATTAGAAGTCATCAAAAAACTCGAAAGCCTTCCAGCTTTAGACTTACGTTATGTCGATACTGATTTCCCTGAAATCAAAGAACCTATGACAAAGCTTATCCGCTTAGCTAGGTTTTTAGACACCAACATCATTACATCAGACATCAACCGCATCCAGCAGTCCTCCATCGAAGGGGTTCGCATCATCAACATTCACATGTTGTCAAATGCATTAAAGCCCATCACTCAGGCCGGAGAAGTCATCAACATCAAGATTCAACGCTACGGAAAAGAAGCACGTCAAGGTGTTGGCTATCTCGAAGACGGAACCATGGTGGTCGTCAATGGCGGTGCTGAATTTATTGGCGAAACGATTAAAGGACACGTGTTATCTGTTAAACACACCTCTTCAGGACGCATGATTTTTTGCAATGCATCCGAAGAAGGCAGCTTGTTGACCGAGCAGGATTTCGCTCATACCTTATCAGATTTAGAAAGTAGCCATAAAAACTACCTGGCTCTCTAA
- the trxB gene encoding thioredoxin-disulfide reductase, which translates to MKKAKLLIIGSGPAGYTAAIYAARANLEPVLFEGFYTGPAGGQLMTTTEVENFPGFPEGITGPELVDRFRQQAIRFGTEVISEDVESVDLQSYPFVVKGRKTHYEAQAIIVSTGATAKRLEIPGAGDGEFWQKGVTACAVCDGAAPIFRNRPLFVIGGGDSAVEEATFLTKFGSRVYIVHRRDKLRASKIMQERAMNHPKIEILWDSEVVHVGGDQVVRNVTVKNVKTNELTEHEAGGLFFAIGHTPNTAFLNDQLEVHPNGYIKVFKGTHTSIEGVFAAGDVQDHEYRQAITAAGSGCMSALDAERWLAEKGLDT; encoded by the coding sequence ATGAAGAAAGCTAAATTACTGATTATTGGATCTGGTCCAGCTGGGTATACGGCTGCCATTTATGCGGCACGTGCCAATTTAGAGCCTGTTTTATTTGAAGGTTTTTATACAGGGCCGGCTGGTGGTCAGTTGATGACAACGACGGAAGTCGAGAATTTTCCGGGTTTTCCAGAAGGAATTACAGGTCCAGAATTGGTTGATCGGTTTCGACAGCAAGCGATTCGCTTTGGGACAGAAGTGATTAGTGAAGATGTTGAAAGTGTAGATTTACAAAGTTATCCATTTGTTGTTAAAGGGCGTAAGACACATTACGAGGCCCAAGCAATCATTGTCTCGACTGGCGCTACGGCCAAGCGTTTGGAGATCCCAGGAGCCGGAGATGGTGAGTTTTGGCAAAAAGGCGTCACAGCTTGTGCTGTGTGCGATGGGGCTGCTCCTATTTTTCGCAATCGCCCTTTATTTGTGATTGGAGGGGGGGATTCAGCTGTAGAAGAGGCGACTTTCTTGACTAAATTTGGAAGCCGTGTCTATATCGTGCATCGAAGAGACAAATTGCGTGCTTCAAAGATTATGCAAGAGCGGGCTATGAATCATCCTAAGATTGAGATTCTATGGGATTCGGAAGTGGTGCATGTCGGAGGGGATCAGGTAGTGCGCAACGTGACTGTCAAGAATGTTAAGACCAACGAATTGACTGAACATGAAGCAGGGGGGCTATTCTTTGCGATTGGTCATACACCCAATACAGCTTTTTTAAATGATCAATTAGAAGTGCATCCTAATGGCTATATCAAAGTCTTTAAAGGGACCCATACGAGTATAGAAGGGGTTTTTGCTGCAGGGGATGTCCAGGACCACGAGTACCGCCAAGCGATTACGGCAGCTGGCAGTGGATGCATGTCTGCTCTTGATGCCGAAAGATGGCTTGCCGAAAAAGGATTGGACACCTAA